In Thermoanaerobacterium xylanolyticum LX-11, the genomic window TAATAAAAATGCTTGAAAAAAAAGGTCCTAAATTTGTGACATACGGCATAAATAATGGCGATATTAAGGCCTTTGACATAGAATTAAATGAAGAATCTTCAAAATACAAGGTTTTGATAGATGGGTATGTATTAGACGTAGAATTAAACGTACCTGGAAAACACAATATATACAATTCTTTAGCGGCAATTTGTATAGGAATCCAATTTGATGTCAATAAAGAAGATATAAGGAAAGCACTGGCTAAGTTTCAACCAAGTGCTATGAGATTAAATATAATAGATGTCGCAGGTATTAAAATTATAAACGATGTGTATAATGCAAATCCTTCATCTATGAAAGCTGCTTTGTCAGTTTTAGGTGGATATACAGAGAGAAGAAAAGTAGCTGTTTTAGGCAATATGTTAGAGTTAGGACAGTATAAAGACATTGCACATCGAGAGGTTGGCGAGTACGTGAAGGAAAATGACATTGATGTACTTATAACAGTTGGAGATTATGCTTTAAAAATAGCTGATGGGGCAATAGAAAAAGGAATGAACAATGATAATGTCTTTAGATGTGCTAATAATGCAGAAGCCATTGATGTCATAAAAAATATTATGAAAGAAAGTGACATATTTTTAGTTAAAGGTTCAAGAGGGATGGAGATGGAGGAAATCGTGAAATTTTTGCAGGAGAGTGCTTATAAATGATACAAAAGATGATATTTGCTACAATTGTTTCCTTTTTAATTTGTGTCGTATTAGGTCCTATTGTTATTCCGTGGCTAACTAAATTAAAGTTTGGTCAAAGTGTAAGAAGCGATGGACCTAAGACGCATCTAAAAAAAGCTGGAACACCTACAATGGGTGGAATAATCATA contains:
- a CDS encoding UDP-N-acetylmuramoyl-tripeptide--D-alanyl-D-alanine ligase is translated as MEMKKLILTVKEILDATEGKLLSGDINICVSGISTDSRTIKPGDLFIPLKGERFNGEKFIDDALNVGSASLTESTNCIRHDNKPIIFVEDTKDALHRIAKYYRSKFNIPFIAVTGSSGKTTTKDMIYDVLSMKYNVLKTIGNFNNEIGLPLTLFTLNDDHDMAVVEMGMSGFGEIRRLKNIASPNVAVYTNIGVAHIEKLGSRENILKAKSELIEDFKNGDTVVINADDDMLIKMLEKKGPKFVTYGINNGDIKAFDIELNEESSKYKVLIDGYVLDVELNVPGKHNIYNSLAAICIGIQFDVNKEDIRKALAKFQPSAMRLNIIDVAGIKIINDVYNANPSSMKAALSVLGGYTERRKVAVLGNMLELGQYKDIAHREVGEYVKENDIDVLITVGDYALKIADGAIEKGMNNDNVFRCANNAEAIDVIKNIMKESDIFLVKGSRGMEMEEIVKFLQESAYK